In Antechinus flavipes isolate AdamAnt ecotype Samford, QLD, Australia chromosome 3, AdamAnt_v2, whole genome shotgun sequence, a genomic segment contains:
- the TNFRSF1B gene encoding tumor necrosis factor receptor superfamily member 1B isoform X2 — translation MCCDKCPPGQRVLQFCTTNSNTVCGDCEEDTYTEVWNWIRECHSCRRRCNRDLVETQNCTRKENRMCGCKSGFFCVTGNPGTCLQCLKFAKCPKGSGVAKQGTSNSNVKCAPCGPGTFSDTISSTDTCKPHRVCHSVAVPGNATSDAICSDMVPVTITPDAPLSKLQPETMNPNENSVGTSPQPQPQPTLHQVISNDSVLPLGWILGLMVLIVLLLGLASCFMFSQRKKKLLSCIKEETKVPHPTVEKSQSFLGHNGTEQQNLLGSEATSSSNSLDSMLSSGETKEFQEAKGVENHPPQAPSSEKSKCGQETRAGSMDSEHSHGGGTQVNVTCIVNVCNSDHSSQCSSRSSCPDFEARSSGSPRNEDVPFSQEESPRKGKPGSQNVLENLLPDLEEKPLPIGIQDMGMKFS, via the exons ATGTGTTGTGACAAGTGTCCCCCAG GTCAACGGGTGCTACAATTTTGTACTACAAACTCAAATACTGTCTGTGGGGACTGTGAGGAGGACACATACACAGAGGTCTGGAACTGGATCAGGGAATGCCACAGTTGTCGCAGACGCTGTAATCGAG ATTTGGTGGAGACTCAGAACTGCACTAGAAAGGAAAACCGTATGTGTGGCTGCAAGTCTGGATTCTTCTGTGTGACAGGGAATCCGGGCACCTGCCTGCAGTGCCTTAAGTTCGCCAAGTGTCCTAAGGGTTCTGGAGTGGCCAAGCAAG gaacctcaaattcaaatgtgaAGTGTGCCCCCTGTGGCCCTGGGACCTTTTCAGACACCATATCATCTACAGACACTTGCAAGCCCCACCGAGT GTGTCACTCTGTGGCTGTTCCTGGGAATGCAACCTCAGATGCTATCTGCAGTGACATGGTCCCTGTGACAATTACGCCAGATGCCCCTCTCTCCAAGCTTCAGCCCGAGACGATGAATCCCAATGAGAACAGTGTAGGCACCTCTCCCCAACCTCAGCCACAACCTACCCTCCACCAGGTCATTTCCAATGACTCTGTTCTTCCACTTG GGTGGATTTTAGGTCTGATGGTCTTAATTGTGCTACTACTTGGTCTGGCTTCCTGCTTCATGTTTTCTCAGAGAAAAA agAAACTATTGTCCTGTATCAAAGAGGAAACCAAAGTG CCTCACCCAACAGTTGAGAAGTCCCAGAGCTTTTTGGGCCACAATGGAACAGAGCAGCAGAACCTGCTAGGCTCAGAGGCCACCTCCAGCAGCAACTCCCTGGACAGTATGCTGAGCTCTGGGGAAACCAAGGAATTCCAGGAGGCAAAGGGAGTGGAAAACCATCCCCCCCAAGCTCCAAGCTCAGAGAAATCCAAGTGTGGCCAAGAAACCAGAGCTGGCTCCATGGATTCAG AACACTCCCATGGTGGAGGGACCCAGGTCAACGTGACCTGCATCGTCAACGTGTGTAACTCAGATCATAGTTCCCAATGCTCATCACGGAGCAGCTGCCCTGactttgaagccaggtcttctggTTCCCCACGGAATGAAGATGTCCCCTTCTCCCAAGAGGAGAGCCCCAGGAAAGGCAAGCCAGGCTCCCAGAATGTCCTGGAGAACCTCCTGCCAGATTTAGAGGAGAAGCCACTTCCCATTGGGATACAGGATATGGGCATGAAATTCAGTTAA
- the TNFRSF1B gene encoding tumor necrosis factor receptor superfamily member 1B isoform X1, whose amino-acid sequence MEPAAVPTWITLAVGFLLWALGDAVPVEVSPPYSPQVKGKCGETEYYSDKIQMCCDKCPPGQRVLQFCTTNSNTVCGDCEEDTYTEVWNWIRECHSCRRRCNRDLVETQNCTRKENRMCGCKSGFFCVTGNPGTCLQCLKFAKCPKGSGVAKQGTSNSNVKCAPCGPGTFSDTISSTDTCKPHRVCHSVAVPGNATSDAICSDMVPVTITPDAPLSKLQPETMNPNENSVGTSPQPQPQPTLHQVISNDSVLPLGWILGLMVLIVLLLGLASCFMFSQRKKKLLSCIKEETKVPHPTVEKSQSFLGHNGTEQQNLLGSEATSSSNSLDSMLSSGETKEFQEAKGVENHPPQAPSSEKSKCGQETRAGSMDSEHSHGGGTQVNVTCIVNVCNSDHSSQCSSRSSCPDFEARSSGSPRNEDVPFSQEESPRKGKPGSQNVLENLLPDLEEKPLPIGIQDMGMKFS is encoded by the exons gtATCTCCTCCTTATTCCCCACAAGTGAAGGGCAAGTGCGGAGAAACTGAGTATTATAGTGACAAGATCCAGATGTGTTGTGACAAGTGTCCCCCAG GTCAACGGGTGCTACAATTTTGTACTACAAACTCAAATACTGTCTGTGGGGACTGTGAGGAGGACACATACACAGAGGTCTGGAACTGGATCAGGGAATGCCACAGTTGTCGCAGACGCTGTAATCGAG ATTTGGTGGAGACTCAGAACTGCACTAGAAAGGAAAACCGTATGTGTGGCTGCAAGTCTGGATTCTTCTGTGTGACAGGGAATCCGGGCACCTGCCTGCAGTGCCTTAAGTTCGCCAAGTGTCCTAAGGGTTCTGGAGTGGCCAAGCAAG gaacctcaaattcaaatgtgaAGTGTGCCCCCTGTGGCCCTGGGACCTTTTCAGACACCATATCATCTACAGACACTTGCAAGCCCCACCGAGT GTGTCACTCTGTGGCTGTTCCTGGGAATGCAACCTCAGATGCTATCTGCAGTGACATGGTCCCTGTGACAATTACGCCAGATGCCCCTCTCTCCAAGCTTCAGCCCGAGACGATGAATCCCAATGAGAACAGTGTAGGCACCTCTCCCCAACCTCAGCCACAACCTACCCTCCACCAGGTCATTTCCAATGACTCTGTTCTTCCACTTG GGTGGATTTTAGGTCTGATGGTCTTAATTGTGCTACTACTTGGTCTGGCTTCCTGCTTCATGTTTTCTCAGAGAAAAA agAAACTATTGTCCTGTATCAAAGAGGAAACCAAAGTG CCTCACCCAACAGTTGAGAAGTCCCAGAGCTTTTTGGGCCACAATGGAACAGAGCAGCAGAACCTGCTAGGCTCAGAGGCCACCTCCAGCAGCAACTCCCTGGACAGTATGCTGAGCTCTGGGGAAACCAAGGAATTCCAGGAGGCAAAGGGAGTGGAAAACCATCCCCCCCAAGCTCCAAGCTCAGAGAAATCCAAGTGTGGCCAAGAAACCAGAGCTGGCTCCATGGATTCAG AACACTCCCATGGTGGAGGGACCCAGGTCAACGTGACCTGCATCGTCAACGTGTGTAACTCAGATCATAGTTCCCAATGCTCATCACGGAGCAGCTGCCCTGactttgaagccaggtcttctggTTCCCCACGGAATGAAGATGTCCCCTTCTCCCAAGAGGAGAGCCCCAGGAAAGGCAAGCCAGGCTCCCAGAATGTCCTGGAGAACCTCCTGCCAGATTTAGAGGAGAAGCCACTTCCCATTGGGATACAGGATATGGGCATGAAATTCAGTTAA